The following coding sequences are from one Treponema bryantii window:
- the rplE gene encoding 50S ribosomal protein L5: MANYVPRLKKVYKDEIAPALMKEFSYTTPMQIPAIKKIVVSMGVGEALTNKKLLDAAVADLTAITGQKAVKTKAKKSIANFKLREGNEVGAMVTLRGDIMYEFLDRLINVAFPRIKDFRGIKATGFDGHGNFSVGITEQLIFPEIDFDKITKIAGMNITFVTSANTDAEAKALLTKFNMPFRK; this comes from the coding sequence ATGGCAAATTACGTACCTCGGCTTAAGAAAGTCTATAAAGACGAAATCGCACCTGCTCTTATGAAAGAGTTCAGCTACACAACTCCAATGCAGATTCCTGCAATTAAGAAGATTGTTGTAAGTATGGGTGTTGGTGAAGCTCTCACAAATAAGAAACTCCTTGATGCCGCAGTAGCTGACCTCACAGCAATCACAGGTCAGAAGGCTGTTAAGACAAAGGCAAAGAAGAGTATCGCTAACTTCAAACTGCGTGAGGGCAATGAAGTGGGCGCAATGGTAACATTGCGTGGTGACATTATGTATGAGTTTCTTGATCGTCTCATCAATGTTGCATTCCCACGTATTAAGGATTTCCGCGGAATCAAAGCAACTGGTTTTGACGGACACGGAAATTTCTCAGTTGGTATTACTGAACAGTTGATATTCCCAGAAATCGACTTCGATAAGATCACAAAGATCGCTGGTATGAATATCACTTTTGTAACAAGTGCAAACACTGATGCTGAAGCAAAAGCACTTCTTACTAAGTTCAATATGCCTTTCCGCAAGTAG
- a CDS encoding type Z 30S ribosomal protein S14 yields the protein MAKKSLLIKAARKPKYETRQYNRCQICGRPRGYLRKFKMCRICFRKLASEGQLPGVTKSSW from the coding sequence ATGGCAAAGAAATCATTGTTAATTAAAGCAGCCCGCAAACCTAAGTACGAAACAAGACAGTATAACCGCTGTCAGATTTGCGGTCGTCCACGTGGATATTTGCGTAAGTTTAAGATGTGTCGTATCTGCTTCCGCAAATTGGCAAGCGAAGGCCAGCTTCCTGGCGTAACAAAATCTAGTTGGTAG
- the rpsH gene encoding 30S ribosomal protein S8, whose amino-acid sequence MSASDPVADMLTKVRNAAMARHEKVDVPASKLKLEIVKILKTEGYIKNFKKIQEEGKNTLRIFLKYDDDNNPVIHGVKKISTPGRRVYSGYKDLPRVYNGYGTIIVSTSAGVTTGKKASEKMVGGELVCTVW is encoded by the coding sequence ATGAGTGCATCAGATCCAGTAGCAGACATGCTCACAAAGGTTCGTAATGCGGCTATGGCCCGCCACGAGAAAGTAGATGTTCCTGCATCAAAACTTAAGCTTGAAATCGTAAAGATTCTCAAGACAGAAGGATACATCAAAAACTTTAAGAAGATTCAGGAAGAAGGAAAGAACACACTTCGCATTTTCTTGAAATATGATGATGATAATAATCCGGTAATCCACGGTGTTAAGAAGATTTCTACACCTGGTCGCCGCGTTTATTCTGGTTACAAAGATTTGCCACGCGTTTATAACGGTTATGGTACAATCATCGTTTCAACTTCAGCTGGTGTAACAACTGGTAAGAAAGCTTCTGAAAAGATGGTTGGTGGCGAATTGGTATGTACTGTTTGGTAA
- the rplF gene encoding 50S ribosomal protein L6: MSKVGKLPVAIPAGVTVNVANGVISVKGPKGELKQSFHDEIEIKVEGTEVVLTTKNNAKQTNAYHGLYRSLLNNMVKGVTEGFTKTLVITGVGYRAEVKGKELVMNLGYSSDYIAIIPEGLTVVATPDGKLTISGIDKQLVGEFSSQIRKLRKPEPYKGKGIRYDNEVIRRKVGKTGVK, from the coding sequence ATGTCTAAAGTAGGTAAACTTCCTGTTGCTATTCCAGCAGGTGTAACAGTAAACGTTGCAAACGGTGTTATTTCTGTAAAAGGTCCAAAGGGTGAACTTAAGCAGAGCTTCCATGATGAAATTGAAATCAAGGTTGAAGGAACTGAAGTAGTTCTTACAACTAAGAACAATGCTAAGCAGACAAATGCTTATCATGGACTTTACAGAAGTTTGCTCAACAACATGGTAAAAGGTGTAACAGAAGGCTTTACAAAGACTCTTGTTATCACTGGTGTTGGTTACCGTGCAGAAGTAAAGGGTAAAGAGCTTGTAATGAACCTCGGTTACTCAAGTGACTACATTGCAATCATTCCAGAAGGACTTACAGTTGTTGCAACTCCAGATGGAAAGCTTACAATTTCAGGTATCGACAAGCAGTTGGTTGGAGAATTCAGTTCTCAGATTCGTAAGTTACGAAAACCTGAACCTTACAAAGGAAAGGGTATTCGTTATGACAACGAAGTTATCAGACGTAAAGTCGGTAAGACTGGTGTTAAATAA
- the rplR gene encoding 50S ribosomal protein L18, whose protein sequence is MFKKMNDKNRKRLHRKIHIRKSIFGTAERPRMTITRSNKNISVQVIDDNEGKTLASISTLEKEFAALKPNTDGAAKLGEAFGARLKDKNVTKVVFDRNGYLYHGVVKAFADGARKAGIEF, encoded by the coding sequence ATGTTTAAGAAGATGAACGATAAAAACAGAAAACGCTTGCACAGAAAGATTCATATCCGTAAGTCAATTTTCGGAACTGCTGAGAGACCAAGAATGACTATCACTCGCAGTAACAAGAATATTTCAGTACAGGTAATTGATGATAATGAAGGAAAGACTTTAGCTTCAATCTCAACTTTGGAAAAAGAATTTGCTGCTCTTAAGCCAAATACTGATGGAGCTGCAAAGCTTGGTGAAGCTTTCGGAGCACGCCTTAAGGACAAGAATGTAACTAAGGTTGTATTCGACAGAAATGGTTACTTGTACCATGGTGTTGTAAAAGCTTTCGCTGATGGTGCCCGTAAAGCTGGTATCGAATTCTAG
- the rpsE gene encoding 30S ribosomal protein S5 — protein sequence MEHQKNFDKDPKEKEFVEKLVTLNRTCKTVKGGRRMSFSALTVVGDGKGRVGYGLGKANDVSEAIKKSIDRAKRNLVVIPMKNGTLPHEIIGKYKSSEVLLMPACSGTGIIAGGTVRAIMDAAGATDVQSKSLGSNSAVNVVRATFDAISKLMDAKKVAANRGKTLDELWG from the coding sequence ATGGAACATCAGAAAAACTTTGATAAAGATCCAAAAGAGAAGGAGTTTGTAGAAAAGCTCGTTACTCTTAACAGAACATGTAAGACTGTAAAGGGTGGACGTCGTATGTCTTTCTCTGCTCTTACTGTTGTTGGAGATGGAAAAGGTCGCGTAGGATATGGTCTTGGTAAAGCTAACGACGTATCTGAAGCTATTAAGAAGAGTATTGATCGTGCAAAGAGAAATCTTGTAGTAATTCCTATGAAGAACGGCACTTTGCCACACGAAATCATTGGTAAATACAAGAGTTCTGAAGTATTGCTTATGCCAGCTTGTTCCGGTACTGGAATTATCGCTGGTGGTACTGTACGTGCAATTATGGATGCAGCTGGTGCAACAGACGTTCAGTCTAAGTCTTTGGGGTCTAACTCAGCAGTAAATGTTGTTCGCGCAACATTCGACGCTATCTCAAAGCTTATGGACGCAAAGAAGGTTGCTGCCAACAGAGGTAAAACTCTGGACGAATTGTGGGGTTAA
- the rpmD gene encoding 50S ribosomal protein L30 translates to MAKQLKVTLIRSVIGQKPEKKATVRSLGLKKISSSNTLPDTDAVRGMVAAVSHLVKVEEI, encoded by the coding sequence ATGGCTAAGCAGTTGAAAGTTACATTAATTAGAAGCGTTATTGGTCAGAAACCAGAAAAGAAAGCAACAGTTCGCAGTCTTGGACTTAAGAAGATTTCTTCTTCTAACACACTCCCAGACACAGACGCTGTTCGCGGTATGGTTGCTGCTGTATCACACCTTGTAAAGGTAGAGGAGATCTAA
- the rplO gene encoding 50S ribosomal protein L15, translated as MAEYNPILSAPQGANKNPKRVGRGSSSGLGTTAGKGNKGQQSRSGKAGPYVGFEGGQMPLYRRIARKGFSNYPFKKEYVCINVELLDAKFDDGATVDKAALAAKGFISLKSAPLVKILGNGEVTKKLNVVVDKVSESAKAKIEKAGGSVKTAEASAEEAK; from the coding sequence ATGGCAGAGTATAATCCAATTCTTAGCGCTCCTCAGGGTGCTAACAAAAATCCTAAGCGTGTTGGACGTGGTTCTTCTTCAGGACTCGGTACAACTGCTGGTAAGGGTAACAAAGGTCAGCAGTCAAGATCTGGTAAGGCTGGTCCTTACGTAGGTTTTGAAGGTGGACAGATGCCTCTTTACAGACGTATTGCACGCAAAGGTTTCTCAAACTATCCTTTTAAGAAAGAATATGTATGTATAAATGTTGAGCTTCTTGATGCAAAATTCGATGATGGCGCAACTGTAGATAAGGCAGCTCTCGCAGCAAAGGGATTCATCTCTTTGAAGAGTGCTCCTCTCGTAAAGATTCTTGGAAACGGCGAAGTTACAAAGAAATTGAACGTTGTTGTTGACAAAGTTTCTGAATCTGCAAAAGCAAAAATCGAAAAAGCTGGTGGTTCAGTAAAAACTGCTGAAGCATCTGCTGAAGAAGCAAAATAA
- the secY gene encoding preprotein translocase subunit SecY, with translation MASNPIVNMFKVKEIRDRLFFTFLILAVFRLGSVITVPGIDANVLIKYFDDLAAQNKNAFASYMDFFVGGAFSNFSILMLGVMPYISMQIIMQLAVIIFPFLKRISQEDGGQRKIAQYTRIGTIIVCVIQAWGMSVYANSIPGCIVLENKMAFKALFLVTVTTGSMVTVWLGDQITARGIGNGISMMIFAGIVARLPNAIVELAQKVKAGEIQLVFVILVIIMFIAIIGLVIYEESGQRKIPVHYAKRVVGRKMYGGQSTYIPFKVNPSNVIPLIFANSILTMPLMFVQSVAKGENSARWISSIARVLTPNGMWYNIVLVILIIFFAYFYTQVTLNPTEIAKNIRENGGSIPGVRTDKTEEYLTKILNRLILPGSLFLALIAIIPTLIQSWFGFPQSVAQLMGGTSLIILIGVDLDTMSQVEALLKMHHHEGLTKKGKIRSRNL, from the coding sequence ATGGCAAGCAATCCAATTGTTAATATGTTTAAAGTTAAAGAAATTAGAGACCGTTTGTTCTTTACATTCCTGATTCTCGCAGTTTTCCGTTTAGGATCTGTAATTACAGTGCCAGGAATTGATGCAAATGTTCTTATTAAATACTTTGACGATTTAGCTGCGCAGAATAAGAACGCATTCGCCAGTTACATGGACTTCTTCGTAGGAGGAGCTTTTTCTAACTTCTCTATTTTGATGCTTGGTGTAATGCCTTATATCTCAATGCAGATTATTATGCAGCTTGCTGTGATTATTTTCCCGTTCCTTAAACGCATATCTCAGGAAGATGGTGGCCAGAGAAAGATTGCTCAGTACACACGTATTGGAACAATCATTGTTTGTGTTATCCAGGCTTGGGGTATGTCAGTTTATGCAAACAGTATCCCTGGTTGTATTGTTCTCGAGAATAAGATGGCCTTCAAGGCCCTCTTCCTCGTAACAGTAACAACCGGATCTATGGTTACTGTTTGGTTAGGCGATCAGATTACAGCTCGCGGTATTGGAAATGGTATTTCAATGATGATTTTTGCAGGTATTGTTGCCCGCTTGCCTAATGCTATTGTTGAGCTTGCTCAGAAAGTAAAGGCTGGCGAAATTCAGCTTGTATTTGTTATCCTTGTAATCATCATGTTCATTGCAATTATCGGATTGGTAATTTATGAAGAGTCAGGTCAGAGAAAGATTCCTGTACACTATGCAAAACGTGTAGTAGGAAGAAAAATGTATGGCGGACAGAGCACATACATTCCTTTCAAAGTTAACCCTTCAAACGTTATTCCTTTGATTTTTGCAAACTCAATCCTTACAATGCCACTGATGTTTGTTCAGTCAGTCGCAAAGGGAGAAAATTCTGCAAGATGGATTAGTTCTATCGCAAGAGTTCTTACTCCTAATGGAATGTGGTACAATATAGTATTGGTTATTCTTATTATCTTCTTTGCTTACTTCTACACTCAGGTAACACTGAACCCTACAGAAATTGCAAAGAACATCCGTGAAAACGGCGGCTCCATTCCGGGTGTGCGTACAGATAAGACAGAAGAGTACCTTACAAAGATATTGAACAGACTTATATTACCAGGTTCATTGTTCCTTGCATTGATTGCTATTATCCCAACCCTCATTCAGAGCTGGTTCGGATTCCCACAGTCAGTTGCACAGCTTATGGGCGGAACTTCACTCATCATTTTGATTGGTGTTGATCTTGATACAATGAGTCAGGTTGAGGCTCTCCTTAAAATGCATCATCATGAAGGACTTACAAAGAAGGGCAAAATCAGATCACGAAATCTCTAG
- the rpmJ gene encoding 50S ribosomal protein L36, which yields MKVRTSVKPICDKCKVIKRNGIIRIICSNPKHKQRQG from the coding sequence ATGAAAGTACGAACCAGTGTAAAACCTATCTGTGATAAGTGTAAGGTAATTAAGAGAAATGGTATTATCCGTATCATTTGTTCAAACCCAAAACATAAGCAGAGACAGGGCTAA
- the rpsM gene encoding 30S ribosomal protein S13, which yields MARIAGVDIPNKHTVVALTYIYGIGRSSAKEICEKAKIEPTKMANDLTQDELARIREIMDAEYKTEGRLRSEIGLNLKRLMDIGCYRGLRHKRGLPVRGQRTRTNARTRKGKKKTVANKKKA from the coding sequence ATGGCTCGAATTGCGGGAGTTGATATCCCTAATAAGCACACAGTTGTTGCTTTAACTTATATTTATGGTATCGGCCGTTCATCTGCAAAAGAAATTTGCGAAAAAGCTAAGATTGAACCAACAAAAATGGCTAACGATCTTACACAGGATGAATTGGCAAGAATTCGTGAAATCATGGACGCTGAATACAAGACTGAAGGACGTCTCCGTTCAGAAATCGGTCTTAACCTTAAGCGTTTGATGGATATTGGTTGCTATCGTGGTCTTCGTCACAAGAGAGGTCTTCCAGTACGCGGTCAGAGAACTCGTACAAATGCACGTACTCGTAAGGGTAAGAAGAAGACTGTTGCTAACAAGAAGAAAGCATAA
- the rpsK gene encoding 30S ribosomal protein S11 — MATVKKRKEKKSVYEGNVYIQATFNNTIVTVTDMKGNALSWASSGGLGFRGAKKSTPFAAQSVAETALQKAASYGLREVHVYVKGPGMGRENAIRSIGAMGLRVKSISDVTPIPHNGCRPRKTRRM, encoded by the coding sequence ATGGCTACCGTTAAGAAACGAAAGGAAAAAAAGAGCGTATACGAAGGAAACGTTTATATCCAGGCTACGTTCAATAATACTATCGTAACTGTAACAGACATGAAGGGAAATGCTCTTTCATGGGCATCTTCAGGCGGACTCGGATTCCGTGGAGCAAAGAAGTCTACTCCTTTTGCTGCACAGTCTGTTGCTGAAACAGCTTTGCAGAAGGCTGCAAGTTACGGATTACGTGAAGTACACGTATATGTAAAGGGACCAGGAATGGGTCGTGAAAACGCTATCCGTTCTATTGGTGCTATGGGCTTGAGAGTAAAGTCTATTTCTGATGTTACTCCAATTCCTCACAATGGCTGTCGTCCTCGTAAGACTCGACGCATGTAA
- the rpsD gene encoding 30S ribosomal protein S4, with the protein MGKSTQPLLKRCKALGINPVVMGYTKESKRNQKEVRRAKKSEYGLQLTEKQKLRFIYGVLEKQFRKYYVMATKKTGVTGEVLLQILESRLDNVIYRMGFAKTRQQARQMVNHGHITVNGKKVDIPSYLVKVGDEISIKEESRTSAGIKTIVLANSDNKVVPGWLEVDAEKFTGKVVSLAARSDIDYAVKENLIVEYYSK; encoded by the coding sequence ATGGGTAAAAGCACACAGCCTCTCTTAAAGAGATGTAAAGCCTTGGGTATCAACCCAGTTGTAATGGGTTATACAAAGGAATCAAAGAGAAATCAGAAAGAAGTTAGACGCGCTAAGAAGTCTGAATACGGTCTTCAGCTTACAGAAAAGCAGAAGCTCCGCTTCATCTATGGTGTTCTCGAGAAGCAGTTCCGCAAGTACTATGTAATGGCTACAAAAAAGACTGGCGTAACTGGTGAAGTTTTGCTGCAGATCCTTGAATCTCGTCTTGATAATGTTATCTATAGAATGGGATTTGCTAAGACACGTCAGCAGGCAAGACAGATGGTAAATCACGGTCACATTACTGTAAACGGAAAGAAGGTTGATATTCCTTCTTACCTCGTAAAAGTAGGCGATGAGATTTCTATCAAAGAAGAAAGCAGAACTTCTGCTGGAATCAAGACTATTGTTCTCGCTAACAGCGATAATAAAGTAGTTCCTGGTTGGCTCGAAGTAGATGCTGAAAAATTTACTGGAAAGGTTGTAAGCTTGGCTGCACGTTCAGATATTGACTACGCAGTTAAAGAGAACCTTATTGTTGAATATTATTCTAAATAA
- a CDS encoding DNA-directed RNA polymerase subunit alpha: MARKNLLKGFKKPKGISFEPIDSTNPNYQKFYAYPFETGFGTTVGNTLRRVLLSSIQGYAITSIRITSYDESGISHVISSEFEAIPNVAEDTLEIINSLKMIRLCLPEDVESDTIQYEFKGPGVVKSDNFAKEGQLEVMTKDQVIFTMMEGAQLDIEIQVDLGRGYVPAETNEHYIEVVGTIPMDAIFTPVPKVKYSIEPCRVGQRNDYDKLVLEIWTDGTISPVNALGEAAKIAKDHFAIFINFNDSEISGGDEGDEGDETIKKILDTPVEELELSVRSSNCLKNANIRTIGELTKKTEDDIAKTRNFGKKSLQEIKEKLQEWNLTLGMTDYSHLKNAANIIKQKEENDES; this comes from the coding sequence ATGGCTCGCAAAAACTTGCTTAAAGGTTTCAAAAAACCTAAAGGTATTTCATTTGAACCGATTGACAGTACCAATCCGAATTATCAGAAGTTCTATGCCTACCCGTTTGAAACAGGTTTTGGTACAACAGTTGGAAACACTTTAAGAAGAGTATTGTTGTCATCTATCCAAGGTTATGCAATTACCTCTATCCGTATTACATCTTATGACGAGAGTGGTATTTCTCATGTAATTTCCAGTGAATTTGAAGCAATTCCAAATGTAGCTGAAGATACACTTGAGATTATCAACAGTCTTAAGATGATACGTTTGTGCTTGCCAGAGGACGTTGAATCAGACACTATTCAGTATGAATTCAAAGGCCCTGGTGTAGTAAAGAGTGATAATTTTGCTAAGGAAGGTCAGCTCGAAGTTATGACTAAAGATCAGGTTATCTTTACCATGATGGAAGGCGCTCAGCTTGATATTGAAATTCAGGTTGACCTTGGTAGAGGATACGTACCTGCAGAAACGAATGAACATTACATAGAGGTTGTTGGTACAATTCCTATGGATGCCATTTTCACTCCTGTTCCAAAAGTAAAATATTCTATTGAGCCTTGTCGTGTTGGTCAGCGTAATGACTACGATAAGCTTGTTCTTGAGATTTGGACTGATGGAACAATTTCACCTGTAAATGCATTGGGTGAGGCTGCAAAGATTGCTAAAGATCATTTTGCTATCTTTATCAACTTCAACGACAGTGAAATTTCTGGTGGTGATGAAGGTGACGAGGGCGATGAGACAATCAAGAAGATTCTCGACACTCCAGTTGAGGAACTTGAGCTTTCAGTACGTTCATCAAATTGTTTAAAGAATGCAAATATTCGTACAATCGGCGAATTAACTAAGAAGACTGAAGATGACATTGCAAAGACTAGAAACTTTGGAAAGAAGAGTCTGCAGGAAATCAAGGAAAAGCTCCAGGAATGGAACCTTACACTTGGTATGACAGATTACAGTCATCTGAAGAATGCTGCCAATATAATTAAGCAGAAGGAAGAAAACGATGAATCATAG
- the rplQ gene encoding 50S ribosomal protein L17, with protein MNHRNGFNPLSRTTAHRRAMSRNMVTSLFRYERITTTKSKALEVRKSAEKLITRAKEDTVHNRREAAKFIQDEKILNKLFTEIGPRMKERNGGYTRVLKLGYRQGDAADVVILELVDYKLDAEKSEEKPAKKAEPKAKKPAAKAKDASSEAKPKKTTKKASEKKEEAPAN; from the coding sequence ATGAATCATAGAAATGGTTTTAATCCGCTTTCACGTACAACAGCACACCGCCGTGCTATGTCACGCAATATGGTAACTTCGCTCTTCAGATATGAGCGTATTACTACAACTAAATCTAAGGCTCTTGAAGTAAGAAAGTCAGCTGAAAAGCTCATTACTAGAGCTAAGGAAGATACTGTACACAATCGTCGTGAAGCTGCAAAGTTTATTCAGGATGAAAAAATCTTGAACAAGCTTTTCACAGAGATTGGTCCTCGCATGAAGGAAAGAAACGGTGGTTATACACGTGTTCTTAAGCTTGGATATCGTCAGGGCGATGCTGCAGACGTTGTAATTCTTGAGCTGGTTGACTATAAGCTTGATGCTGAAAAGTCTGAAGAAAAACCTGCAAAGAAGGCTGAGCCTAAGGCTAAGAAGCCTGCAGCAAAGGCAAAAGATGCAAGTTCTGAGGCTAAGCCAAAGAAAACTACAAAGAAAGCTTCTGAAAAGAAAGAAGAAGCTCCTGCTAACTAA
- a CDS encoding PilZ domain-containing protein, with protein MSVATSHHISRYYDYYRDKEIVFTKANLKSLRIDPRQIYLKSNGGQWPCIINSSSLQQAKVIIGTASGIYSTVQKNRTAPISIRYCFFDQNNEPIQFSVNCNVIDIKPFQDSNELAMLTLNFTQRPPDDLILRIGEFIEVNENFQNRKEERIAINENSLRLLNIPKEESYIFIAGVPRKCILKDISFGGAKAMLVGIPKFLENKNVDLRLFFIDTNEKISLQGIIKQSDFLPGRKDISIVHIEFIPDEIPMTYKFHINSYITSYQKQLIQNQINNKEAAEKAEAEAAAKKEAAEQRAAEIAAQKAALEKAGKQ; from the coding sequence ATGAGCGTAGCAACTAGTCATCACATTTCCAGATATTATGATTATTATCGTGATAAGGAAATTGTTTTTACGAAGGCAAATCTTAAGTCTCTTCGCATTGACCCTCGTCAAATATATTTAAAGAGTAACGGTGGACAGTGGCCTTGTATCATAAATTCTTCATCTTTGCAGCAGGCTAAAGTAATAATTGGTACAGCAAGTGGAATTTATTCAACAGTACAGAAAAACAGAACTGCACCTATAAGTATCCGCTATTGCTTTTTCGATCAGAATAATGAACCAATTCAGTTCTCTGTAAATTGTAACGTAATTGATATTAAACCATTCCAGGATTCTAATGAACTGGCAATGCTTACTCTTAATTTTACACAGCGTCCGCCGGATGATTTAATTCTTCGTATCGGAGAGTTCATTGAAGTTAATGAAAATTTCCAGAATCGTAAAGAAGAGCGTATTGCAATCAATGAGAACTCACTCAGACTTTTAAATATTCCAAAGGAAGAGTCATATATCTTTATTGCTGGTGTTCCTAGAAAATGTATCTTAAAGGATATTTCTTTCGGCGGTGCAAAAGCAATGCTTGTTGGAATTCCAAAATTCCTGGAGAACAAAAATGTAGATCTTCGTTTGTTTTTTATTGATACAAATGAAAAGATTTCTCTTCAGGGAATTATTAAGCAATCTGACTTTTTGCCAGGTCGTAAGGATATTTCAATTGTTCATATTGAATTTATTCCTGATGAAATTCCTATGACTTATAAATTCCATATCAATAGTTATATTACTTCTTATCAGAAGCAGCTGATCCAGAATCAGATTAACAACAAAGAAGCTGCTGAAAAAGCAGAGGCTGAGGCTGCTGCTAAGAAGGAAGCCGCAGAGCAGAGGGCTGCAGAAATCGCTGCACAGAAAGCTGCTCTGGAAAAGGCTGGAAAACAGTAA
- a CDS encoding tetratricopeptide repeat protein, translated as MNPSNPLESIYFVNIPKLDLSSCNSFEIDPTIPLPVQKKPGQSEDDFNPKEIEPEQILAGMLTILAYDSKNTQLDYYRSLLKKIKPNLKKELCEAAILKTKNEDFDLAEEIFRALIGFDPEDVAIILNMALFLDQRADSYRNSGLFEDADAYDADAYSYYEQAMNAEPPLPDVYFNVGFYYMKQHKFREAKDAFETYLALTCETSDEEMGENGVYKKERAQEIINNINNQNMDDENFKAAYDLISSGQEEKGLEQIRDFLQSNPKVWNGWFMLGWGLRRLERYADAKQAFQEALKYGGDTNADTYNELSLCYIEEKDFVEAKKCLMKALSLEPESTKIISNLGYLALAMGNKQEARNYFTAVLEFDPKDRIAAAELMKLEQEAE; from the coding sequence ATGAATCCTTCAAACCCATTGGAATCGATTTATTTTGTAAACATTCCAAAGCTTGACCTTTCGTCATGCAATTCTTTTGAGATTGACCCGACTATTCCTTTACCAGTACAGAAAAAGCCTGGTCAGTCAGAAGATGACTTTAATCCAAAGGAAATTGAACCTGAGCAGATTCTTGCAGGTATGCTTACAATTCTTGCTTATGATTCAAAGAATACTCAGCTGGACTATTATCGTTCGCTTCTTAAAAAGATTAAGCCTAATCTTAAGAAAGAGCTTTGCGAAGCTGCTATTCTTAAAACAAAGAATGAAGATTTTGATCTTGCAGAAGAAATCTTCCGTGCTTTAATTGGTTTTGATCCTGAAGATGTTGCAATAATTCTTAATATGGCTCTGTTCCTTGATCAGCGTGCTGATTCTTACAGAAACTCTGGTCTTTTTGAAGATGCCGATGCTTATGACGCAGATGCATATTCTTATTACGAACAGGCTATGAATGCTGAGCCTCCTCTTCCGGATGTTTACTTTAATGTTGGTTTTTATTATATGAAACAGCATAAATTCCGTGAGGCAAAGGATGCTTTTGAAACTTATCTTGCGCTCACCTGTGAAACAAGTGATGAAGAAATGGGTGAAAACGGAGTTTATAAAAAAGAACGTGCTCAGGAAATCATCAACAATATCAATAATCAGAATATGGATGATGAGAACTTTAAGGCTGCATATGATTTGATTTCAAGTGGTCAGGAAGAAAAAGGTCTTGAGCAGATTAGAGACTTTTTGCAGAGTAATCCAAAGGTCTGGAACGGCTGGTTCATGCTTGGCTGGGGACTTAGACGCCTTGAACGTTATGCTGATGCTAAACAGGCTTTCCAGGAAGCTCTTAAATATGGCGGTGATACAAATGCTGATACTTATAATGAGCTTTCACTCTGTTATATTGAAGAAAAAGATTTTGTAGAAGCAAAGAAGTGTCTTATGAAGGCTCTTTCACTTGAACCTGAAAGCACAAAGATTATTTCAAATCTTGGATATCTTGCGCTTGCAATGGGAAATAAACAGGAAGCACGTAATTACTTTACGGCTGTTCTTGAATTTGATCCTAAAGATAGAATTGCGGCAGCTGAGTTGATGAAGCTGGAGCAGGAAGCTGAGTAA
- a CDS encoding DUF192 domain-containing protein has translation MKKTALLIAVLLLLTPFISCKPQKLPVKDVKIIRQDGTEFTVAAEIAIKPEDRNHGFMERKTIPDGTGMLFIFERDQLLSFWMKNTPHPLSIAYIDSKGKIRNIFDMNPYSTDSIISTVSVRYALEVPQGWYKKNGITEGDTVILP, from the coding sequence ATGAAAAAAACAGCACTTCTTATAGCCGTATTACTACTTCTTACACCATTCATTTCCTGCAAACCACAGAAACTTCCTGTAAAAGATGTAAAAATAATCCGCCAGGACGGAACAGAATTCACAGTAGCAGCAGAAATTGCAATAAAACCGGAAGACAGAAATCACGGATTTATGGAACGTAAAACCATTCCAGACGGAACAGGAATGCTGTTTATATTTGAAAGAGACCAGCTTTTATCCTTCTGGATGAAAAATACCCCTCATCCGCTTTCAATCGCTTACATAGATTCAAAAGGTAAAATCAGAAATATTTTTGATATGAATCCATACAGCACAGATTCAATTATCAGCACAGTTTCTGTTCGCTATGCTCTTGAAGTTCCACAAGGCTGGTACAAAAAAAACGGCATCACCGAAGGTGATACCGTTATTCTACCGTAA